One genomic region from Terriglobus aquaticus encodes:
- a CDS encoding FAD-dependent oxidoreductase, with the protein MNTMQHPDVVIAGAGVIGLSLALELRLRGCTVLVLQREQPGLASRAAAGMLAAHDPHHPAPLQPLADLALELYPAYLDRVRAGSGHAVPIQTEQVVEADPTGEPGRNLLPTLSADAGTFVLRPEQSLDPRDLHAALRAAATQAGVLIRDVSAGTLLAAPDVPLTVDCTGAWSPGPVRPAKGQMLRVQLPPAALRLRSGNAVVRTDDIYIVPRLDGSALIGATVEDAGFDLAIHDADLTALRARAAAVLPLAADAPELERWSGLRPRTADDLPILGELAPGRVVANGLFRNGILLAPAVARVMAQLLTGKPPTIPLDAFAPERLALQDR; encoded by the coding sequence ATGAACACAATGCAGCACCCCGACGTCGTCATCGCCGGAGCCGGCGTGATCGGCCTTTCTCTTGCCCTGGAACTGCGCCTGCGCGGCTGCACCGTGCTTGTCCTGCAACGCGAACAGCCGGGCCTGGCGAGCCGCGCCGCCGCCGGCATGCTCGCTGCGCACGATCCGCACCATCCAGCCCCGCTGCAGCCCCTTGCTGACCTGGCGCTCGAGCTCTACCCCGCGTATCTCGACAGGGTTCGCGCCGGCAGCGGGCACGCCGTCCCGATACAGACGGAGCAGGTCGTTGAGGCCGACCCTACCGGCGAACCTGGCCGAAACCTGCTGCCTACCTTGTCGGCCGACGCCGGGACGTTCGTGCTCCGACCGGAGCAGAGCCTGGACCCACGCGATCTGCACGCCGCGCTTCGGGCCGCCGCGACCCAGGCGGGTGTACTAATTCGAGACGTCTCCGCAGGCACGCTCCTCGCCGCACCGGACGTACCGTTGACGGTCGACTGCACCGGCGCGTGGTCACCCGGCCCGGTCCGCCCGGCGAAAGGCCAGATGTTGCGCGTGCAACTGCCGCCTGCCGCGCTTCGATTGCGGAGCGGAAATGCGGTGGTGCGGACCGACGACATCTACATCGTTCCCCGGCTGGACGGCTCTGCGCTGATCGGCGCGACCGTGGAAGACGCCGGCTTCGACCTGGCCATTCACGACGCAGATCTGACTGCGCTGCGAGCACGCGCAGCCGCCGTACTACCCCTTGCGGCCGATGCGCCGGAACTGGAGCGATGGTCCGGGCTGCGTCCGCGAACGGCAGACGATCTGCCGATTCTGGGCGAACTTGCGCCCGGTCGCGTGGTCGCCAACGGCCTGTTTCGAAACGGCATTCTGCTCGCTCCCGCTGTGGCTCGGGTTATGGCGCAACTCCTGACCGGCAAACCTCCAACGATCCCGCTGGACGCCTTTGCACCCGAACGGCTGGCGCTCCAGGATCGGTGA
- a CDS encoding nuclear transport factor 2 family protein encodes MQEQEIERTMRAVYAAFNQRDIDGCLQYMTGDVHWPKASEGGTVVGKEEIRAYWTRQWSEFDPYVEPIEILMAADGKVRVRVHQVVRSLSGDLLFDGEVLHVYAMREGCISAMTLGEADADGKASAAFARQH; translated from the coding sequence ATGCAAGAGCAAGAGATCGAGCGCACCATGCGAGCTGTCTATGCCGCGTTCAATCAACGAGACATCGACGGCTGCCTGCAGTACATGACAGGCGACGTGCATTGGCCCAAAGCGTCAGAGGGCGGAACTGTAGTCGGAAAAGAGGAGATCCGCGCCTACTGGACTCGCCAGTGGAGTGAGTTCGACCCCTACGTCGAGCCGATCGAAATCCTGATGGCAGCGGATGGCAAGGTTCGAGTGCGAGTGCACCAGGTCGTGCGGAGTCTTTCGGGTGATCTGCTGTTCGATGGCGAGGTGCTGCACGTATACGCCATGCGGGAGGGATGCATCTCCGCGATGACGCTCGGGGAGGCGGACGCTGATGGCAAAGCGTCCGCGGCCTTCGCGCGTCAGCACTGA
- the hisD gene encoding histidinol dehydrogenase has product MATYLKQGATAVARQERDLQVRETVERILADVQARGDAAVRELSVRFDGWDRDSYRLSSAEIDACMAALSRQDIADIEFAQTQVRNFARIQRDSMRDVEVETLPGVVLGHRNIPVNAAGCYVPGGKYPLLASAHMSVITAKVAGVKRVATCAPPFQGKPAAAIVAAQAMAGADEIYCLGGVQAIAAMALGTESIAPVDMLVGPGNAFVAEAKRQLFGRVGIDLFAGPTETLVIADDSVDGEMCATDLLGQAEHGPDSPAILLTTSRSLAEDTLREVERLLGILPTAAIARAAWETHGEVIVAVSDEEMVRIADGIASEHVQVMTRDPEYFLTNMTNYGALFLGPRTNVAYGDKVIGTNHTLPTRKAARYTGGLWVGKFLKTCTYQRVLTDEASAEIGEICSRLCALEGFIGHGEQANVRVRRYGHRDVPYATAAQPVKITEHAEEQQPVTA; this is encoded by the coding sequence ATGGCTACATATCTGAAACAGGGCGCCACTGCAGTCGCCCGGCAGGAACGCGACCTCCAGGTGCGCGAAACCGTCGAGCGCATCCTGGCCGATGTGCAAGCGCGTGGAGATGCGGCCGTCCGCGAGTTGAGCGTTCGCTTCGACGGCTGGGATCGCGACAGCTATCGCCTGAGCTCCGCCGAGATCGACGCCTGCATGGCCGCGCTTAGCCGCCAGGACATCGCAGACATCGAGTTTGCTCAGACGCAGGTGCGCAACTTCGCTCGCATCCAGCGCGACAGCATGCGCGACGTCGAGGTGGAGACGCTGCCCGGCGTGGTGCTGGGCCACCGCAACATTCCGGTGAACGCCGCGGGCTGCTACGTTCCCGGCGGCAAGTATCCGCTGCTCGCCTCGGCGCACATGTCGGTGATCACTGCCAAGGTTGCGGGTGTGAAGCGTGTGGCCACGTGCGCTCCGCCATTTCAGGGCAAGCCCGCTGCCGCAATCGTCGCCGCGCAGGCCATGGCGGGTGCGGACGAGATCTACTGCCTCGGCGGCGTGCAGGCCATTGCAGCGATGGCGCTCGGCACAGAAAGCATCGCCCCGGTGGACATGCTGGTCGGCCCCGGCAACGCGTTCGTTGCGGAAGCCAAGCGCCAGCTCTTCGGCCGCGTCGGCATCGACCTGTTCGCCGGCCCGACAGAGACCCTGGTCATTGCGGATGACAGCGTGGACGGCGAGATGTGCGCCACCGATTTGCTGGGCCAGGCGGAACACGGTCCCGACAGCCCCGCGATCCTGCTGACCACCTCACGTTCGCTCGCCGAAGATACCCTGCGTGAAGTCGAACGCCTGCTCGGCATTCTGCCTACCGCCGCGATCGCGCGCGCCGCGTGGGAGACGCACGGCGAGGTCATTGTGGCCGTGAGCGACGAAGAGATGGTGCGCATTGCCGACGGCATCGCCTCGGAACACGTGCAGGTCATGACGCGCGATCCCGAGTACTTCCTAACAAACATGACCAACTACGGCGCGCTCTTCCTGGGACCACGCACGAACGTGGCGTACGGCGACAAGGTCATCGGCACCAACCACACCCTGCCCACGCGCAAGGCCGCGCGCTACACGGGCGGCCTGTGGGTCGGCAAGTTCCTGAAGACCTGCACCTACCAGCGCGTGCTGACCGACGAAGCCTCTGCCGAGATCGGCGAAATTTGCTCGCGCCTCTGCGCCCTGGAAGGTTTCATCGGCCACGGCGAACAAGCCAACGTGCGTGTGCGCCGCTACGGCCATCGCGACGTGCCGTACGCCACCGCAGCGCAACCGGTGAAGATTACGGAGCACGCCGAGGAACAGCAGCCCGTCACGGCATGA
- the polX gene encoding DNA polymerase/3'-5' exonuclease PolX has translation MDNATLARLLDETAALLEIDSADPFRIRSYRRAAEAVEQQTQPLAGMIDDPKQLQTIGGIGKGMAANIVDLVRTGSMPLRDELLTKYRPSMLELLRLPSMGPKTVALLWSALQVSNIDELEAAAKAGHLNTLPRFGQKQVDKILKGIEDHRKNTGRFRIDVAEDWADRIAALIREFPGVETITYAGSLRRGRESVGDLDLLVTGPACEPAVVSAAVEHVAALPIISQLLAKGQNKVSFTLRNNLQVDVRLLPRASYGAALQYFTGSKMHNVTLRQRAIRMGYTLSEYALARIEPEEGQNPIVAGATEDEIYGALGMQCIPPELRENCGEIEAAIKHELPSLITLADIRGDVHMHTVATDGTCTIREMAEAALARGRGYIAITDHSKNLAMTNGLDDARAQEHIRAIRQVDAEMEGRIRVFAGIEVDILQAGDLDLSDETFAQMDVVVASVHSHFQLPVEEQTERILRALENPYLQILGHPTGRKVLKRDAHHYDLHTVLKRCVELGIAVEHNAAPARADLSDSNLRLAKELGCKISVNTDAHAVADMDRLRFGITQLRRAWLTKADVLNTLEADAFLASLRPRP, from the coding sequence ATGGATAACGCCACGCTTGCGCGCCTGTTGGACGAAACCGCCGCGCTGCTTGAAATCGACTCCGCCGACCCGTTCCGCATCCGCAGCTACCGTCGCGCCGCCGAAGCGGTGGAGCAGCAAACCCAGCCGCTGGCCGGCATGATCGACGATCCCAAGCAGCTCCAGACCATTGGCGGCATCGGCAAGGGCATGGCCGCGAACATCGTCGACCTTGTTCGCACCGGATCCATGCCGTTGCGCGACGAACTGCTGACGAAGTACCGCCCCAGCATGCTGGAACTGCTGCGCCTGCCCAGCATGGGACCCAAGACGGTCGCGCTGCTGTGGAGCGCTCTGCAGGTGTCGAACATCGACGAGCTCGAGGCTGCCGCAAAGGCCGGCCACCTGAACACCCTTCCCCGCTTCGGACAAAAGCAGGTCGACAAAATCCTGAAAGGTATCGAAGACCACCGCAAGAACACCGGCCGGTTCCGCATTGATGTGGCCGAGGACTGGGCCGACCGAATCGCCGCCCTCATCCGCGAGTTCCCGGGCGTCGAGACGATTACCTACGCCGGATCGCTGCGCCGCGGCCGCGAGTCGGTCGGCGACCTGGACCTGCTGGTCACCGGTCCTGCCTGCGAACCCGCCGTTGTCAGCGCGGCAGTGGAGCACGTCGCCGCCCTGCCCATCATCAGCCAGCTCCTGGCAAAGGGCCAGAACAAGGTCAGCTTCACCTTGCGCAACAACCTGCAGGTGGACGTGCGCCTGCTGCCACGCGCCTCTTACGGCGCAGCCCTGCAATACTTCACCGGCTCCAAGATGCACAACGTGACGCTGCGCCAGCGCGCTATCCGCATGGGCTACACGCTGTCGGAGTACGCCCTGGCGCGCATCGAGCCCGAGGAGGGTCAGAACCCGATCGTCGCTGGCGCCACCGAGGACGAGATCTACGGCGCGCTCGGCATGCAGTGCATCCCGCCCGAACTGCGCGAAAACTGCGGCGAGATCGAGGCCGCCATCAAGCACGAGCTGCCAAGCCTGATCACGCTGGCCGACATTCGCGGCGACGTTCACATGCACACGGTCGCAACAGACGGCACCTGCACCATCCGCGAGATGGCGGAAGCCGCACTTGCCCGCGGCCGCGGCTACATCGCCATCACCGACCACAGCAAAAACCTCGCGATGACCAACGGCCTGGACGATGCACGCGCGCAGGAACACATCCGCGCCATCCGGCAGGTCGACGCCGAAATGGAGGGTCGCATCCGCGTCTTTGCCGGCATCGAGGTCGACATCCTGCAGGCCGGCGACCTGGACCTGTCCGACGAAACCTTTGCTCAGATGGACGTAGTGGTTGCGAGCGTTCACTCCCATTTCCAGCTCCCCGTGGAGGAGCAGACCGAGCGCATTCTTCGCGCACTCGAGAACCCGTACTTACAGATCCTCGGGCATCCCACCGGCCGCAAGGTCCTGAAGCGCGACGCCCACCATTACGATCTGCACACTGTCCTGAAACGCTGCGTCGAACTCGGCATCGCCGTGGAGCACAACGCCGCGCCAGCACGCGCCGATCTGTCCGACTCCAACCTGCGTCTTGCCAAGGAACTCGGTTGCAAGATCAGCGTCAACACCGATGCGCACGCGGTGGCAGACATGGATCGCCTCCGCTTCGGCATCACCCAGCTACGCCGCGCGTGGCTCACCAAAGCCGATGTTTTGAACACCTTGGAAGCCGACGCGTTCCTCGCATCGCTGCGGCCGCGACCATAG
- a CDS encoding NUDIX hydrolase, translating to MSSSETPAAHPTQTAHGAAASSQMPDLPVVAPELREGKAEILSSHESFHGKIFSVYTEEVLEPNGVRATRDVVRHNGSVVVLAVDETTDPSDPLIVLEQQFRHAANQYLFELPAGRVDPGETTRHAAERELIEETGYRATQWETLVKYYASPGFVAEWMEIYLATGITTGEAQPEEDEKIDTYLVPLSRVLRMIDEGRIHDGKTLIGVMLYARRHAARQG from the coding sequence ATGAGCTCCAGCGAGACCCCGGCCGCCCACCCTACCCAAACCGCTCACGGCGCAGCCGCCTCGTCGCAGATGCCCGACCTGCCCGTGGTCGCCCCGGAGCTGCGGGAGGGCAAAGCCGAAATCCTGAGCTCGCACGAGAGTTTCCACGGCAAAATCTTCTCCGTCTACACCGAGGAGGTCCTGGAGCCCAACGGTGTCCGGGCCACCCGTGACGTCGTTCGCCACAACGGCTCCGTAGTCGTGCTGGCCGTGGACGAGACGACCGACCCCAGCGATCCCCTGATCGTTCTGGAGCAGCAGTTCCGCCACGCCGCCAACCAGTACCTGTTTGAGCTGCCCGCCGGCCGCGTCGATCCGGGCGAAACGACTCGCCACGCCGCCGAGCGCGAACTGATCGAAGAGACCGGCTACCGCGCCACTCAATGGGAGACCCTGGTGAAGTACTACGCCAGCCCGGGGTTTGTCGCCGAGTGGATGGAGATCTACCTGGCTACCGGCATTACCACCGGTGAAGCGCAACCGGAAGAAGACGAGAAGATCGACACCTACCTGGTGCCGCTATCGCGGGTTCTCCGCATGATCGACGAGGGCAGGATCCACGACGGCAAGACCCTGATCGGCGTCATGCTGTACGCCCGTCGCCATGCCGCCCGGCAGGGCTGA
- a CDS encoding PEP-CTERM sorting domain-containing protein, translating into MRFAVPHSLTAVLVALCFMLTPSAKADTFSFTTIGPTDLGYFVAVDDFGDYTVRRYDASGNSPCGANAQSCYQTYSAYTGQTSYTTYQPVLASDPSPAAGPGCTVSASTVPGATSFCNNGHEALGNIDGVWSVYNGAAALIFGGAPANSIGITPSGNLFWADGYHENLVLALDLTTLAAPVPIQVSTPEPGSLLLLATGALGVLGAARRRFVS; encoded by the coding sequence ATGCGTTTTGCTGTCCCCCACAGCTTGACGGCGGTCCTCGTTGCGCTCTGTTTCATGCTCACGCCATCCGCCAAGGCAGATACGTTCTCCTTCACCACCATAGGTCCCACGGACCTGGGCTACTTCGTCGCCGTGGACGACTTCGGCGATTACACGGTCCGGCGGTACGATGCTTCTGGTAACTCCCCGTGTGGCGCGAACGCGCAGAGCTGTTACCAGACCTACAGCGCCTACACCGGACAGACCAGCTACACCACCTATCAGCCCGTACTTGCGAGCGATCCATCTCCGGCGGCTGGCCCCGGTTGCACGGTGAGTGCTTCCACCGTTCCCGGCGCCACGTCCTTTTGCAACAACGGGCACGAGGCTCTCGGCAACATCGACGGGGTCTGGTCCGTGTACAACGGCGCAGCCGCGCTCATCTTCGGTGGGGCGCCGGCGAACTCCATCGGCATCACACCGTCCGGCAATCTGTTCTGGGCAGACGGCTACCACGAGAACCTCGTCCTCGCTCTTGATCTGACGACGCTCGCCGCACCGGTGCCGATCCAGGTCAGCACGCCAGAGCCAGGCAGCCTTCTGCTGCTGGCAACGGGCGCGCTGGGCGTCCTGGGCGCGGCGCGGCGCAGATTCGTCAGCTAA
- a CDS encoding citrate synthase, producing MPTEPTDTKAETKTEKSAPRGLEGIVATTSSICWIDGDAGVLSYRGIDIHELAAHSTFEETTFLLWFGHLPTEVELKDFRQKLADARALDWRVVEFLKQIPPRSNPMEVLRTAVSLMGISDPDDSDSSHAANIRKSFRLTSQIAMVVATFDRLRRKLPIVEPDRSLSHAGNFLWMLTGEKPIHEAERAFDVALILHADHELNASTFAARVIAATLSDVHSAITGAIGALKGPLHGGANEAVAKLLTEIEAGHADPVEHVRGMLARKEKVSGFGHRVYKTEDPRATHLRRMSKDLSTAAGNTKWYDMSEAIEQFVRGEKKLNANVDFYSASTYTTLGIPTDLFTPIFAVSRISGWAAHVMEQHENNRLIRPRADYTGPAYPAPYIPVQDR from the coding sequence ATGCCGACCGAACCTACCGACACCAAGGCCGAGACCAAAACCGAGAAATCCGCACCACGCGGCCTGGAAGGCATTGTCGCCACCACCAGCTCGATCTGCTGGATCGACGGCGACGCCGGCGTCCTCTCCTATCGCGGCATCGACATCCACGAGCTCGCCGCGCATTCCACCTTCGAAGAGACCACGTTCCTGCTCTGGTTCGGACATCTGCCCACCGAAGTAGAGCTGAAGGACTTTCGCCAGAAGCTCGCCGATGCACGCGCCCTGGACTGGCGCGTCGTTGAGTTCCTGAAGCAGATTCCGCCGCGCTCCAACCCGATGGAGGTGCTGCGCACGGCCGTCTCGCTCATGGGCATCTCCGACCCGGACGATAGCGACAGCTCGCACGCTGCAAACATCCGCAAGAGCTTTCGCCTGACTTCACAGATCGCGATGGTCGTGGCCACCTTTGATCGCCTGCGCCGCAAGCTGCCCATCGTGGAACCCGACCGCAGCCTCTCGCACGCAGGCAATTTCCTGTGGATGCTTACAGGTGAGAAGCCCATCCACGAAGCCGAGCGCGCCTTTGACGTTGCGCTGATCCTGCACGCGGACCACGAACTGAACGCCAGCACCTTTGCCGCGCGCGTGATCGCGGCCACGCTTTCCGACGTTCACTCCGCCATCACCGGAGCCATCGGCGCTCTAAAAGGCCCGCTGCACGGCGGCGCCAACGAAGCTGTGGCCAAGCTCCTGACTGAGATCGAAGCAGGGCACGCCGACCCCGTCGAGCATGTGCGCGGCATGCTGGCGCGCAAGGAGAAAGTCTCCGGCTTCGGTCACCGCGTGTACAAGACAGAAGATCCGCGTGCCACCCACCTGCGCCGCATGTCCAAGGACCTGTCGACCGCCGCGGGCAACACCAAGTGGTACGACATGTCGGAGGCGATCGAACAGTTCGTGCGCGGCGAAAAGAAGCTGAACGCGAATGTGGACTTCTACTCCGCCAGCACCTACACCACGCTCGGCATCCCGACAGACCTCTTTACGCCGATCTTCGCGGTCAGCCGCATCTCCGGCTGGGCGGCGCACGTGATGGAGCAGCACGAGAACAATCGCCTTATCCGCCCACGCGCGGACTACACTGGCCCGGCTTACCCTGCGCCCTACATCCCCGTCCAGGACCGGTAG
- a CDS encoding cold-shock protein gives MAQYKGTVKWFNNAKGYGFLGRDDGGADVFVHYSSIQTEGYKSLKEGDPVEFDVIQGGKGPQADQVVLTN, from the coding sequence GTGGCACAGTACAAGGGAACAGTGAAGTGGTTCAACAACGCGAAGGGCTATGGATTTCTGGGCCGCGATGATGGCGGCGCAGACGTCTTCGTCCATTACAGCTCCATCCAGACCGAGGGCTACAAGAGCCTGAAAGAAGGCGACCCGGTTGAATTCGATGTGATCCAGGGCGGCAAAGGCCCCCAGGCCGATCAGGTCGTGCTTACCAACTAA
- a CDS encoding amidase — MPQSTRRKFLLQSAAGAACTLAPVLPLRGEARADAVAWLTVAEVAGRIRQGTLRSEALVQALLTRVDALNPKLDAFITVRREQALQEAAALDAEARQGRFRGPLHGVPVAIKDNIDTAGTRTTVGSMVFDDRVPTADAFVVSRLRAAGALVLGKSNLHEFAMGGTSATSYFGPVHNPWALERVAGGSSGGSAAAVAAGLVPAALGTDTGGSIRIPAAWCGVVGLKPTYGLVSLGGIFPLIYSLDHCGPMARTVEDAALMLNVMAGYDKHDVASVEHAPEDYVQAMRQPVSGLRVGVPRAPFFDKLDAATAAAVETAIGVIKGLVQSVRDVQLPAVDALDWTAVRAAEVAAVHQDLFRRHAGNYQLQTRGVVDGTFKELNDPGETAAGKAVDLIRAQWHLAGLRKTIDDAFDGFDLVVLPTNRVGPRTIQEELGREEKPQPEEPTNDFNSLAFNLYGIPAISIPCGFTPGGLPVGLMIAGPRFSEGRVLALAAAYERAAGWGSRRPAIASL; from the coding sequence ATGCCGCAGTCCACTCGACGCAAGTTTCTTCTTCAATCGGCTGCCGGCGCGGCCTGCACCCTGGCACCGGTGCTTCCGCTGCGAGGAGAAGCCCGGGCCGATGCGGTCGCCTGGCTGACCGTAGCGGAGGTTGCGGGCCGGATCCGCCAGGGCACGCTCCGTTCCGAGGCGCTGGTGCAGGCGCTGCTGACGCGGGTCGACGCCCTGAATCCGAAGCTCGACGCGTTCATCACAGTGCGGCGTGAGCAGGCCCTGCAGGAGGCAGCAGCGCTGGATGCTGAGGCCAGGCAGGGGCGCTTTCGGGGCCCGCTGCATGGTGTGCCCGTCGCGATCAAGGACAACATCGACACGGCGGGAACGCGCACCACCGTGGGCAGCATGGTGTTTGACGATCGCGTGCCGACCGCCGACGCCTTCGTCGTGAGCCGGTTGCGCGCCGCCGGTGCCCTGGTGCTGGGCAAGAGCAACCTGCATGAGTTCGCCATGGGTGGAACCTCGGCCACCAGTTATTTCGGGCCGGTGCACAATCCGTGGGCGCTGGAGCGCGTGGCGGGCGGATCCTCAGGCGGCTCTGCGGCGGCAGTCGCAGCGGGCCTGGTGCCGGCGGCCCTGGGAACCGACACCGGCGGATCCATCCGCATCCCTGCTGCGTGGTGCGGCGTGGTCGGTTTGAAGCCGACGTATGGTTTGGTGTCGCTGGGCGGCATCTTCCCGCTGATCTACTCGCTGGATCATTGCGGACCGATGGCGCGCACCGTCGAAGATGCCGCGCTGATGCTGAACGTGATGGCCGGCTATGACAAGCACGATGTGGCCAGCGTGGAGCATGCACCCGAGGACTACGTGCAGGCCATGCGGCAGCCGGTCAGCGGCTTGCGGGTAGGCGTACCGCGCGCGCCTTTTTTTGACAAGCTGGATGCCGCGACTGCGGCGGCGGTCGAGACTGCGATCGGCGTGATCAAAGGACTGGTACAGTCCGTGCGCGACGTGCAGTTGCCTGCGGTCGATGCGCTGGACTGGACGGCCGTTCGCGCCGCCGAAGTGGCTGCGGTACACCAGGATTTGTTTCGCCGGCACGCGGGCAACTACCAGTTGCAGACCCGCGGTGTGGTCGATGGAACGTTTAAGGAACTGAACGATCCGGGCGAGACCGCCGCCGGCAAAGCGGTAGACCTGATTCGGGCACAGTGGCACCTGGCCGGGTTGCGCAAGACGATCGATGACGCCTTCGACGGCTTCGACCTGGTGGTGCTGCCTACGAACCGTGTGGGGCCGCGCACCATCCAGGAAGAACTTGGCCGCGAAGAGAAGCCGCAGCCAGAGGAGCCGACGAACGACTTCAACTCGCTGGCGTTCAACCTCTACGGAATCCCGGCGATCAGCATTCCGTGCGGCTTTACGCCGGGCGGCCTGCCGGTCGGGCTGATGATCGCCGGTCCGCGGTTCAGCGAAGGCCGAGTGCTGGCGCTGGCAGCCGCGTATGAGCGAGCGGCGGGCTGGGGCTCCCGGCGGCCTGCAATCGCGAGCTTGTAG
- the bshC gene encoding bacillithiol biosynthesis cysteine-adding enzyme BshC translates to MTAECYPISVLPHLSRIFEQFTELRTAPADAPVRQFYPTSPWDDRWKRGTTPRLQPDRAELVRVLREQNEFWGCGDATRANLDKLAAGARAVVTGQQVGLFGGPLLTLMKAATAIRKAQVASEAGMPHVPVFWMATEDHDLDEVNQAAFLQPGRNSGGVEVLRSKFPHHGTREVGSLPLGEAIAPVVERAEELLGFAPIADLLREYYTPGETLASAFAKLITALFRDYGLIVIDASRREFHAMGAPVLRYAIEHADELHDALLHNTEQLVAAGFHAQVLIAENSSLLFVVDEQGNRLSLRRVPRAGAEGREWKAGARVYSQDDLLALLDSEPERLSPNALLRPVFQDALLPTSAYVGGPAEIAYFAQCRVLYERILGVVTPVLPRLSATLVDAPVQAVMEQHELSLRDALQPEGDLLQKLAARAIPIEGKRKIAAAGNALDAELTAVTQWMSAMDESLGRSAGIAANKMRYQMNRLRRMAANWQVQKEGHLAKHAAAVSHLLFPDGHPQERFLSGAALLARTDVDVPRLLVENAEQDCPGHRVFAI, encoded by the coding sequence ATGACCGCAGAGTGTTACCCCATCTCCGTGCTTCCGCACCTTTCGCGGATCTTTGAACAGTTCACGGAGTTGCGGACCGCGCCGGCAGATGCACCTGTGCGCCAGTTCTACCCGACCAGTCCATGGGACGACCGCTGGAAGCGGGGCACAACGCCGCGGCTGCAGCCGGACCGGGCCGAGTTGGTGCGAGTGTTGCGCGAGCAGAATGAGTTCTGGGGCTGTGGCGACGCGACGCGCGCCAACCTGGACAAGCTCGCGGCGGGTGCGCGGGCGGTGGTTACAGGGCAGCAGGTCGGTCTGTTTGGCGGTCCGCTGCTGACGCTGATGAAGGCGGCAACCGCGATTCGTAAAGCGCAGGTAGCGAGCGAAGCCGGTATGCCGCACGTTCCTGTCTTCTGGATGGCGACGGAAGACCACGACCTGGACGAGGTGAACCAGGCGGCGTTCCTGCAGCCCGGCCGTAACAGCGGCGGGGTAGAGGTGTTGCGGTCGAAGTTTCCTCACCATGGCACCCGAGAGGTGGGGTCCTTGCCGTTGGGCGAGGCCATCGCGCCGGTAGTTGAGCGCGCCGAGGAACTGCTCGGCTTTGCTCCTATTGCCGATCTCTTGCGCGAGTACTACACGCCGGGCGAGACGCTGGCGTCCGCCTTCGCAAAGCTGATTACGGCGCTATTCCGCGACTACGGCTTGATCGTCATTGACGCAAGTCGGCGGGAGTTTCACGCCATGGGCGCGCCGGTGTTGCGTTACGCGATCGAGCACGCGGACGAGTTGCACGATGCGCTGCTGCACAACACTGAACAGTTGGTGGCCGCGGGATTTCACGCGCAGGTGCTGATCGCGGAGAACAGCTCTCTGCTGTTTGTAGTGGACGAACAGGGCAACCGGCTGTCACTGCGCCGCGTGCCGCGCGCCGGCGCCGAAGGCCGCGAGTGGAAGGCTGGCGCACGGGTTTACTCGCAGGACGATCTGCTGGCGCTGCTGGACAGCGAGCCCGAACGACTGAGCCCGAATGCACTGCTGCGCCCGGTGTTTCAGGACGCCTTACTACCTACCTCTGCCTATGTGGGCGGTCCGGCAGAGATCGCGTACTTCGCGCAATGCCGCGTTCTCTACGAGCGCATTCTGGGCGTGGTCACGCCAGTGCTTCCGCGCCTCTCCGCTACCCTTGTGGACGCTCCGGTGCAGGCGGTCATGGAGCAGCACGAACTCTCCTTGCGTGACGCTCTACAGCCAGAGGGCGATCTGTTGCAGAAGCTAGCTGCGCGTGCGATCCCGATTGAGGGCAAGCGCAAGATTGCGGCGGCCGGCAACGCCTTGGATGCGGAGCTGACTGCCGTCACGCAATGGATGAGCGCCATGGACGAGAGCCTGGGCCGGTCCGCGGGCATTGCCGCGAACAAGATGCGCTACCAGATGAACCGCTTGCGCCGCATGGCCGCCAATTGGCAAGTGCAGAAGGAAGGCCATCTGGCAAAGCACGCGGCGGCAGTGTCGCACCTGCTGTTCCCGGACGGTCATCCGCAGGAGCGTTTCCTGAGCGGCGCGGCCTTGTTGGCACGGACGGATGTCGACGTTCCCAGGTTGCTGGTGGAGAACGCCGAGCAGGATTGCCCCGGTCACCGGGTCTTCGCAATCTGA